Part of the Mycoplasma mycoides subsp. mycoides SC str. PG1 genome is shown below.
CATTGGTGTTGAATTAGTTGAAGCATTTAATGAGTATGGAAAAGATGTTACTTTAATTGATGTTGCTAATAGAATTATGCCAGTTTATTATGATCAAGAATTCACTGATCTAATGCAAGAAAAAATGACTAAAGCTGGAGTTAAATTATCTTTAGGTGCAAAAGTTATTGAATTTAAAGGTGAAAATGGAAAAGTAACTCAAGTTGTAACTGATAAAGGAAACATTGATGTTGATTATGTAATCTTTTCAGTAGGTGTAAGACCACAATCAGCTATTTTAGAAGGTATTTGTGATTTAGATGACAGAAAAGCTATTGTAACAAATGACTTTATGCAAACTACAAATCCAGATATTTATGCAATTGGAGACTGTGCTCAAGTTTATAACAAAGCAATGAATAAAAACGTTCCAATTCAATTAGCAACAACAGCTGTTAGAACTGGAGTTATTGCTGCATTTAACGTAATTAAAGGAAATGGATTAAAATCTCCAGGATTCACAGGAGCTAATGGTATTTCAGTATTTGGATTACACATGGCAAGTGTTGGAATCAGTGTTGAAGCCGCAAAAAGAATGGGATATGACGTTGACTTTATCAACTTTAAAGATCTAGACAGACCTGAATTTATGTCAACAGCAAATGAAGTTCTATTTAAAGTTGTATGAGATAAAAAGACAAGAAAAATTATTGGAGCTCAAGTAGCTAGTGAAAAGAATCATACAGAAGTTATGTATATGCTAGCTTTAGGTATTCAAAAAGACTTAACAATTGATGAATTACCACTAGTTGATATTTTCTTCTTACCACACTTTAACAAACCATTTAACTTTATTTCACTAGCAGGACTAGAAGTTTTAGGACTAAACTACTTTAAAAAGGAAAAATAGTCATGATCAACTTATTGATTTCTAAGTATCACGATCCTGCTATGAATTTAGCAATCGAAGAATATTTAACTTATCATTATAAAGCTAAAGAACCTATTGTATTTTTCTGACAAAATGCTAATACTATAGTTGTTGGAAGAAATCAAAATGCTTTTGCTGAAATTAACTTAGAGGCTGCTCAAAAAGATAACGTTAAGATTGTTAAAAGAAATACAGGTGGGGGAACTGTTTATCAAGATTTAGGTAATGTTTGTTATTCATTAATTGTTGATAATTCAACTGATGATGTTGATTATCAAAAAGCCTTACAACCAATTATTACTTATTTAAATCAAAAAAATATTAATGCAATGTTTTCTGGGCGTAATGATATGGTAATTGATGGTTATAAAGTATCAGGAAATGCTCAATTAAAAACTAATGAAAAAACACTAGTTCATGGTACATTACTATTTGATGTTGATTTATCTAAAATGCCTAAATATTTAGTTGTTGATCCTGAAAAATTAAAACATCAACAAATCAGATCAAAACCTGCCAGAGTTAGAAATATAAAAGAGTTTTTCAAAGATATTAATATCGATATTGATTTAAATACTTTTATTAATGATGTAGTTAGTTCATATGTACAAAATGAGAAAATTAAATGAATTGAATTAACTGATCAAGAAAAACAATACATTCAGTCAAGAAAAGAAACTAAGTTTGAACAATGAGACTGAACGTTTGGGAAAAATACTGTATTTTCTCTAGTTAAAAAACAATACCTTGAATCTAAAGGTTTTATTACCCTAAACTTAGATGTCGATAATGGAGTTATTACTAACATTAAAATTTATGGTGATTTTTTAGGAACTCAAGGAACTGAAAAATTAGAAGCAAAATTAATTGGGGTTAAATTTAATAAAAAAGATGTAGAAAATGTCTTAAACCAATTTGACTTAGAAGCTATTTTTGCTAAGAATTTTACAAGTGATGATATCACCAACTTATTATTTAAAGATTAATTAAAACAAAAAAACAAAACAAATAATAGAAAGGACAATCAAAATGACTTATTTAGGAAAATTTGATCCTCTAAAAAATGAGAAAGTTTGTGTTTTAGATAAAGATGGAAAAGTAATTAATCCTAAGTTAATGCCAAAAATTTCTGATCAAGAAGTTCTTGAAGCATACAAAATAATGAACTTATCTCGTAGACAAGATATTTATCAAAATACTATGCAACGTCAAGGAAGATTATTATCATTTTTATCTTCAACAGGACAAGAAGCTTGTGAGGTTGCATATATTAACGCATTAAATAAGAAAACAGATCACTTTGTAAGTGGATATAGAAATAATGCTGGTTGATTGGCAATGGGTCAATTAGTAAGAAATATTATGCTATATTGAATTGGTAATGAAGCAGGTGGTAAAGCTCCTGAAGGAGTAAATTGTTTACCTCCAAACATTGTTATTGGTTCACAATATTCTCAAGCTACAGGTATTGCTTTTGCTGATAAATATAGAAAAACAGGAGGAGTTGTTGTAACTACTACTGGAGATGGTGGATCTAGTGAAGGTGAAACTTATGAAGCAATGAACTTTGCAAAACTTCACGAAGTTCCATGTATATTTGTTATTGAAAATAATAAATGAGCTATTTCAACAGCTAGAAGTGAACAAACTAAATCAATTAACTTTGCTGTTAAAGGGATTGCTACTGGTATTCCTTCAATTATTGTTGATGGAAACGATTATTTAGCATGTATTGGTGTGTTTAAAGAAGTTGTTGAATATGCAAGAAAAGGAAATGGTCCTGTTTTAGTTGAATGTGATACTTATAGATTAGGTGCTCACTCATCTTCAGATAACCCAGATGTTTACCGTCCAAAAGGTGAATTCGAAGAAATGGCTAAATTTGATCCATTAATCAGATTAAAACAATATTTAATTGACAAAAAACTATGATCTGATGAACAACAAGCACAATTAGAAGCTGAACAAGACAAATTTATTGCTGATGAATTTGCTTGAGTTGAACAAAACAAAAATTATGATCTAATTGACATCTTTAAATATCAATACGATAAAATGGATATCTTTTTAGAAGAACAATACAAAGAGGCTAAAGAATTCTTTGAAAAATACCCAGAATCTAAAGAAGGAGGACACCACTAATGGCTATTATTAATAATATTAAAGCTGTAACTGATGCTTTAGATTGCGCTATGCAACGCGATCCAAATGTTATTGTATTTGGTGAAGATGTTGGAACTGAAGGTGGAGTTTTCAGAGCTACTCAAGGATTAGCTGTAAAATTTGGAAATGACCGCTGCTTTAATGCTCCTATTAGTGAAGCAATGTTTGCTGGTGTTGGTTTAGGAATGGCTATGAATGGTATGAAACCAGTTGTAGAAATGCAATTTGAAGGATTAGGATTAGCTTCTTTACAAAATATTCTTACTAATATTTCAAGAATGAGAAACCGTACACGTGGTAAATACACTGCTCCAATGGTTATTAGAACACCAATGGGTGGAGGAATTCGTGCTTTAGAACATCATAGTGAAGCTTTAGAAGCAGTATATGCTCATATTCCAGGAGTTCAAATTGTTTGCCCATCAACTCCATACGATACAAAAGGATTAATTTTAGCTGCAATTGATTCACCAGATCCAGTTATTGTTGTTGAACCAACAAAACTATATAGAGCATTTAAACAAGAAGTTCCAGATGAACACTACATAGTACCAATTGGAGAAGCTTATAAAATTCAAGAAGGTAATGATTTAACTGTTGTTATTTATGGTGCTCAAACTGTTGATTGTCAAAAAGCTATTGCGTTATTAAAAGAAACTCATCCAAACGCAACTATTGATTTAATTGATTTACGTTCTATTAAACCATGAGATAAAAAAATGGTAGTTGAATCAGTTAAAAAAACAGGAAGATTATTAGTTGTTCATGAAGCTGTTAAATCATTCTCAGTTTCAGCTGAAATCATTACAACTGTTAATGAAGAATGTTTTGAATACATAAAAGCACCTTTATCAAGGTGTACAGGTTATGATGTTATTACTCCATTTGATAGAGGAGAAGGTTACTTCCAAGTTAACCCTAAAAAAGTTCTAGTCAAAATGCAAGAATTGTTAGACTTTAAATTTTAAATAATAAATATTTAGAAAGGAAAAAGATATGTTCAAAGTTAAATTTGCTGACATAGGTGAAGGTCTAACAGAAGGAATAGTCGCTGAAGTTTTAGTTAAAGTTGGTGATGTTGTTAAAGAAGGACAATCATTATACTTTGTTGAAACTGATAAAGTAAACAGTGAAATACCTGCTCCAGTGGCTGGAAAAATTGCAGTAATTAACATTAAAGCTGGACAAGAAATCAAAGTTGGTGATGTAGTTATGGAAATTGATGAAGGAACAGGTGCATCTGTAGCTAGTGAACCAAAAGCTGAAGCTAAATCAGAAGCTAAAGTTGAAGTAGTTGAAGAAAATGCTAGTGTAGTTGGTGCTACTCCAGTTTCAAATGATTTAATTGTTAGAAAACAAGCATCTACAGTTGCAAAATCAAGCACTATTAAAGCTACACCTCTAGCAAGAAAAGTTGCTGCTGATCTAAATGTTGATTTATCTTTAGTAACTCCAACAGGACCAAACCAAAGAATTTTAGTTGCTGATATTAAAAACTATCATTCTTCATCAGCTCAACCAGTTAGTCAACCAGCTCCAGCTCCAGTTGTAACTCCAACAATTAAAGTTGTTGAACCAAGTGCACCTTTATCTTGAGATGAAGTTCCAATGAATGGTGTTAGAAAAGCTACAGTAAAAGCAATGACAAAATCACATACTGAAATTGCTGCATTTACTGGTATGAAAAACACTGATATTACTGAAACTCACAAAATGAGAACTGAATTAAAAGATCATGCTGCAGCTAGTGGAATTAAATTAACTTACTTAGCATTTATTATTAAAGCTGTTGCTAAATCATTACGTGATATGCCAAATATTAATGTAAGAGGTGATTTTGCAAACAACAAAATCCAATTTATGCACAACATTAATATTGGAATTGCAGTAGATACACCAAACGGATTAATGGTTCCAGTTATTAAAGGTGTTGATCACTTAAGTGTATTTGAAATTGCAATCAAAATTAATGAATTAGCAAACAAAGCTAAAGATGGTAAATTAACAAGAGCTGAAATGACTGAAGCAACATTTACTGTTTCAAACTTTGGTTCAGTAGAACTAGATTATGCTACTCCTATTATTAACTCACCAGAATCAGCTATTTTAGGAGTTGGTGCAATGTCTCAAACTCCTTTATATATCAATGGTGAATTACAAAAAAGATTTATAATGCCATTATCAATGACTTGTGATCATAGAATCATTGATGGTGCAGATGCTGGAAGATTTTTAATTAAAGTACAAGATTATCTATCAAAACCAGTACTATTGTTTATGTAATTAGTGAAGGGATAAAATATGTTCAAAGTTAAATTTGCTGACATAGGTGAAGGTTTAACAGAAGGAACAGTCGCTGAAGTTTTAGTTAAAGTTGGTGATGTTGTTAAAGAAGGACAACCTTTATATTTTGTTGAAACCGATAAAGTAAATAGTGAAATTCCTTCTCCAGTTGCTGGAAAAATTGCAATAATAAATATTTCTACTGGTCAAGAAATTAAAGTTGGTGATGTAGTTATTGAAATTGATGATGGAACATCAGTTTCTACAAGCGAACCTAAAGTTGAAGTAGTTGAAGAAAATGCTAGTGTAGTTGGTGCTACTCCAGTTTCAAATGATGTTTTACCAAGTAGAGCACCAAAACCAAAACCTGAAGCTCCAAAAGTGGATGTTCAAATTGAAGATACATTTGATGTTTGTGTAGTTGGTGCAGGAATTGGTGGTTATGTTACTGCTATTAAATCTGCTCAATTAGGTCTAAAAACTTTAATTATCGAAAAAGAATATTATGGTGGAGTTTGTTTAAATGTTGGATGTATTCCTACAAAAACTTTATTAAAAACTTCTCATGTTTATCACGATATAATGCATAAAGCAAAAGAATTAGGAATTGTTTTACAAAATACTGAAAAAGTAGTGATTGATTGAGCTCAAGTACTTCAAAGAAAAAATGGTGTTGTTAAGAAATTAACAGGTGGAGTTAAATATCTACTAGATAAAAATAAAGTAACTCAAATCAAAGGTGAAGCTGTTGCTTTAGATAAAAATACAATTTCAGTAAATAATAAAAATTATCGTGTTAATAACTTAATTATTGCTTCTGGATCAACACCAAATCATTTACCACTTCCAGGATTTGATCAAGGAAGAAAAGATGGAATCATCATTGATTCAACTGGAATTTTATCAGTTCCAAAAATTCCTGAGACTTTAGTTGTAATTGGTGGAGGGGTTATTGGTATTGAGTTTAGTTGTTTATTTGCTAGTCTTGGTACAAAAGTTACTGTTTTACAAGGATTACCAACTGTTTTAGAAATGCTAGATAAAGATATTATTGATGCTATGACTAAAGAGTTGAAAAACAGATACAACATTGAAGTTATTACAAATGCTTCAGTTAAAGAATTTAAAAATGGATCTGTAGTTTATGAAATTGATGATAAAGATCAAATGATTAAAGGAGAATACGTTTTAGAATCAGTTGGACGTAAAACTTCAATAACTGGATTTGAAAACATCGGTTTAGAACTAACTCCAAGAAAAGCTATTGTTGTTAATGAATATCAAGAAACTAATTTAGATGGTGTTTATGCAATTGGTGATGTTGTTGGAAAAGTAATGTTAGCTCATACTGCAGTTAAAGGAGCTATTGTTGCTGCTAATAGAATTGCTAAAAAAGCTAATAAAGATCATGCTGAAGATATTGTTATGGATTATTACAGAATTCCATCATGTATTTATACACATCCAGAAGTTTCAATGATAGGAAAAACTGAACAACAATTAAAACAAGAAAATATTGAATACAAAACCTTTAAATTCCCATTCTCAGCTATTGGTAAAGCTTTAGCTGATAATGATACTTCAGGATTTGTAAAAATTATTATAGAACCTAAATACAAAACTATTTTAGGTGCACATATTATTGGAAATAGAGCAACTGAAATGATTTCTGAAATTGCTGCTGTTATTGAGTGTGAAGGAACAATTACTGAAATTGCTAATACAATTCACCCTCACCCAACAATGAGTGAAGCAATTGGAGAAGCAGCAGAAGCTCTAGAAACAGGAAAAGCTATTCATTTTTAATTAATTTATAGAAAGAATAATATGTATACATTAGAAGAAATTAAAAATCAACTAGTTTTAAAATCAGAAAAAAAATCTATTGTTTTTCCAGAAGGTGAATCTGAAATTATTCAATCTGTGGCTAAAACTTTAGTTGATGAAAAATTAGGATTACCAATTCTATTATTTAAATCTTCAAAAGAAGTTCCAAGTGAAATTAAAAATAATTCATCAATTAAAACTATTTGTTTAGATGAATTTGACACAAAAGAATTTAGTGAAGAATTTGTAAAACTTAGAAAAGGTAAAGCAACTATTGAAGTTGCACA
Proteins encoded:
- a CDS encoding FAD-dependent oxidoreductase; the encoded protein is MKVIVLGTNHAGTTAVRTLKRLDPTCEVTTYDKNDAISFLGCGIALWVKGEVKDPNMLFYATPEILRSEGVNVFMNHEVLSVDDKAKTVTVKDLKTGEVKTDNYDKLIVATGTWPLIPPIPGIDLEGVQICKNYHHAKKILEHNLDKSYKKIAVVGAGYIGVELVEAFNEYGKDVTLIDVANRIMPVYYDQEFTDLMQEKMTKAGVKLSLGAKVIEFKGENGKVTQVVTDKGNIDVDYVIFSVGVRPQSAILEGICDLDDRKAIVTNDFMQTTNPDIYAIGDCAQVYNKAMNKNVPIQLATTAVRTGVIAAFNVIKGNGLKSPGFTGANGISVFGLHMASVGISVEAAKRMGYDVDFINFKDLDRPEFMSTANEVLFKVVWDKKTRKIIGAQVASEKNHTEVMYMLALGIQKDLTIDELPLVDIFFLPHFNKPFNFISLAGLEVLGLNYFKKEK
- a CDS encoding lipoate--protein ligase gives rise to the protein MINLLISKYHDPAMNLAIEEYLTYHYKAKEPIVFFWQNANTIVVGRNQNAFAEINLEAAQKDNVKIVKRNTGGGTVYQDLGNVCYSLIVDNSTDDVDYQKALQPIITYLNQKNINAMFSGRNDMVIDGYKVSGNAQLKTNEKTLVHGTLLFDVDLSKMPKYLVVDPEKLKHQQIRSKPARVRNIKEFFKDINIDIDLNTFINDVVSSYVQNEKIKWIELTDQEKQYIQSRKETKFEQWDWTFGKNTVFSLVKKQYLESKGFITLNLDVDNGVITNIKIYGDFLGTQGTEKLEAKLIGVKFNKKDVENVLNQFDLEAIFAKNFTSDDITNLLFKD
- the pdhA gene encoding pyruvate dehydrogenase (acetyl-transferring) E1 component subunit alpha, yielding MTYLGKFDPLKNEKVCVLDKDGKVINPKLMPKISDQEVLEAYKIMNLSRRQDIYQNTMQRQGRLLSFLSSTGQEACEVAYINALNKKTDHFVSGYRNNAGWLAMGQLVRNIMLYWIGNEAGGKAPEGVNCLPPNIVIGSQYSQATGIAFADKYRKTGGVVVTTTGDGGSSEGETYEAMNFAKLHEVPCIFVIENNKWAISTARSEQTKSINFAVKGIATGIPSIIVDGNDYLACIGVFKEVVEYARKGNGPVLVECDTYRLGAHSSSDNPDVYRPKGEFEEMAKFDPLIRLKQYLIDKKLWSDEQQAQLEAEQDKFIADEFAWVEQNKNYDLIDIFKYQYDKMDIFLEEQYKEAKEFFEKYPESKEGGHH
- a CDS encoding alpha-ketoacid dehydrogenase subunit beta, giving the protein MAIINNIKAVTDALDCAMQRDPNVIVFGEDVGTEGGVFRATQGLAVKFGNDRCFNAPISEAMFAGVGLGMAMNGMKPVVEMQFEGLGLASLQNILTNISRMRNRTRGKYTAPMVIRTPMGGGIRALEHHSEALEAVYAHIPGVQIVCPSTPYDTKGLILAAIDSPDPVIVVEPTKLYRAFKQEVPDEHYIVPIGEAYKIQEGNDLTVVIYGAQTVDCQKAIALLKETHPNATIDLIDLRSIKPWDKKMVVESVKKTGRLLVVHEAVKSFSVSAEIITTVNEECFEYIKAPLSRCTGYDVITPFDRGEGYFQVNPKKVLVKMQELLDFKF
- a CDS encoding dihydrolipoamide acetyltransferase family protein, with product MFKVKFADIGEGLTEGIVAEVLVKVGDVVKEGQSLYFVETDKVNSEIPAPVAGKIAVINIKAGQEIKVGDVVMEIDEGTGASVASEPKAEAKSEAKVEVVEENASVVGATPVSNDLIVRKQASTVAKSSTIKATPLARKVAADLNVDLSLVTPTGPNQRILVADIKNYHSSSAQPVSQPAPAPVVTPTIKVVEPSAPLSWDEVPMNGVRKATVKAMTKSHTEIAAFTGMKNTDITETHKMRTELKDHAAASGIKLTYLAFIIKAVAKSLRDMPNINVRGDFANNKIQFMHNINIGIAVDTPNGLMVPVIKGVDHLSVFEIAIKINELANKAKDGKLTRAEMTEATFTVSNFGSVELDYATPIINSPESAILGVGAMSQTPLYINGELQKRFIMPLSMTCDHRIIDGADAGRFLIKVQDYLSKPVLLFM
- the lpdA gene encoding dihydrolipoyl dehydrogenase; this translates as MFKVKFADIGEGLTEGTVAEVLVKVGDVVKEGQPLYFVETDKVNSEIPSPVAGKIAIINISTGQEIKVGDVVIEIDDGTSVSTSEPKVEVVEENASVVGATPVSNDVLPSRAPKPKPEAPKVDVQIEDTFDVCVVGAGIGGYVTAIKSAQLGLKTLIIEKEYYGGVCLNVGCIPTKTLLKTSHVYHDIMHKAKELGIVLQNTEKVVIDWAQVLQRKNGVVKKLTGGVKYLLDKNKVTQIKGEAVALDKNTISVNNKNYRVNNLIIASGSTPNHLPLPGFDQGRKDGIIIDSTGILSVPKIPETLVVIGGGVIGIEFSCLFASLGTKVTVLQGLPTVLEMLDKDIIDAMTKELKNRYNIEVITNASVKEFKNGSVVYEIDDKDQMIKGEYVLESVGRKTSITGFENIGLELTPRKAIVVNEYQETNLDGVYAIGDVVGKVMLAHTAVKGAIVAANRIAKKANKDHAEDIVMDYYRIPSCIYTHPEVSMIGKTEQQLKQENIEYKTFKFPFSAIGKALADNDTSGFVKIIIEPKYKTILGAHIIGNRATEMISEIAAVIECEGTITEIANTIHPHPTMSEAIGEAAEALETGKAIHF